The following is a genomic window from Opitutus sp. ER46.
CGCGTGCCGCTGCCGATCGTCGACAGCCCGCCCGACGCCTTGAAGGTGATCGTGGCGTACACTTCGCCCGTCGGTCGCGCCGTGAAGTCCACCGGCACGAAGTTGGTCGCGAACAGGGTCACGCGCTTGCCGGCGGGAACAGTCACGGTGGTCGTGCCATCGGGCTGGCTGCTGAGCGTCGTGGTCGTCGTTTCGTCAAACGCGCTCCAGCTGAGCTGGGCGGATGCGGAAAGCATCGAGGCAAGCATCAGGGCGGCCCAGCCCGCCACGCGGCGGAACTGGCCGGAGCCAGGGGGGATTGGAGTCATGGGTAAAAAGCGCAGCGCGGCCCGGGGTGGCCGCAGGGGTAAGAGCGCCGGCATCGACGGCGGCGCCGCCGGCGAAGTCAACCGCAAAGCGACACGTGTCGTTGTTTTTGCGACACGTGTCGGCGCCCTGGCCCCATCCACCGCCGCGGCGCTCCGGTGACGCGGCTTGCGACGTCCCGCGGAACTCTCTACCCGTCGCCTGTGCCCGCGCGTCCAACCCAGCCCGTCCTCATTCGTTCCACCGCGGAATTCGCCCGCTACGTGGGTCTCTCCCGCAGCACCGTCTCACGGGCGCTGAACGGCCACGGCGACCTGCGGCCGAAGTCGATGGAGCGTATCCAGGCTGCCATTCAGGCCACCGGCTTCACCCCCAACGCGCACGCCCTGCACCTGCGCGGCCGCCGCTCCGCCATGGTTGGGGTTTGCATGGAAAACTTCCTCACGCCGACCGCCGTCGCCAAGGTCTCGGCCCTGCAGCAGGGCCTGCGCGATGCCGGCCTCGTGGCGCTGATCGAGGTGCTCGAACCCGGGGCGAGCCAGAAGACGCTCGAACACTTTCGCTCCCTCCGCGTCGAAGCCGTCGTCTTCATCGGTCACTTCGAGACCGCCGAACTCGCCGCCCGCATCACCGAGCTCGACCGCCACGGCACGCCCCACCTGGTCATCGATTCGGTGGGTGTCCGTCGTGCCAACACCGTCTCGCTCGACCGCACCCAGGCCATGGCCGATGTCGTCACCCGCCTCCATGCGCTTGGTCACCGCCGATTCGGCCTGCTGGGCCTGTCGGGCAATTTCCAGACCGTCGCCGACCGGCTCACCGGTATTCACCGGGCGGTGACGGAACTCGGTCTCGACCCCGCCGCCAGCCTGCTGGCCTACGATCACCTGCACGCGCGGCGGGACCATTTCGAATACGGTGCCGTCCTGGCGCAGGAGTTTCTCCAGCACGCCCCCCGCCCGACCGCGTTCATCGCCGTCAACGACGAGACGGCCGTCGGCGCGCTGCTCCACTTCCAGGCCGCCGGGCTCAGCGTCCCGCGCGACTTCTCCATGGTGGGTTTCAACAACCAGAACATCTGCCTCATGACCCGCCCCGCGCTCAGCAGCGTGGACCAGCAGATTGCCGAGACCGCCCGGATCGCCGTCGAGATTCTCACCCGGCAGATTGCCCGGCCCTTCACCACCCGCCCCCTGCACCGGCTCGTCCGGCCCAAGTTCGTCGACCGCGGCAGCATCGGCCCTGCCGGCGCCTGAGCCTCTCTCTCCGCATGAAATTCGAACACTTCGCCCTCAACGTGCCCGACGCCCGGGCCCACGCCCGCTGGTACGTGCAGCATCTGGGGTTCTCCGTCGCGCGCTCCCGCCCCGACGCCCCGTTCACCCACTTCCTGGCCGACGCGTCCGGCCGTGTCATCGTGGAACTCTACTCCAACCCCAAGGCGACCATCCCCGACTACGCCGCGCAGCATCCGCTCGTTTTCCATTTTGCCGTGGTCTCGCGTGACGCCCGCGCCGATGCCGCCCGGCTCCAGCAGGCCGGCGCCACCCTCTTCCTCGAGGAACCGCAGCCCGACGGCTCCATGCTGATCATGATGCGTGACCCGTGGAACGTGGCGCTGCAGCTCTGCCAGCGCACGAACCCGATGCCCTGAACTCGCGGCCCGTGGCCGCCGCGGCGCCACGCCGGCGCCGCTTCAGCGCCCGGCGAACCACTCGCACGCGTTGGGTTCTATCGTGCACCCAACGCCGTGCCCTCCTCCCCGCCCGCCAACGTCGCTCCTGTCGTGGAGCGCAACATCACCGCGCTCCTCGCCCGCCGCCAGGCCGTCGAACGGAGCCGCACCTTCGGCGAGCGCCTCTCCGACGGCATCGGCCGCTTCGCCGGCAGCATCGTGTCGGTCTATTTCCACTTCGCGGTCT
Proteins encoded in this region:
- a CDS encoding LacI family DNA-binding transcriptional regulator; the protein is MPARPTQPVLIRSTAEFARYVGLSRSTVSRALNGHGDLRPKSMERIQAAIQATGFTPNAHALHLRGRRSAMVGVCMENFLTPTAVAKVSALQQGLRDAGLVALIEVLEPGASQKTLEHFRSLRVEAVVFIGHFETAELAARITELDRHGTPHLVIDSVGVRRANTVSLDRTQAMADVVTRLHALGHRRFGLLGLSGNFQTVADRLTGIHRAVTELGLDPAASLLAYDHLHARRDHFEYGAVLAQEFLQHAPRPTAFIAVNDETAVGALLHFQAAGLSVPRDFSMVGFNNQNICLMTRPALSSVDQQIAETARIAVEILTRQIARPFTTRPLHRLVRPKFVDRGSIGPAGA
- a CDS encoding VOC family protein, which codes for MKFEHFALNVPDARAHARWYVQHLGFSVARSRPDAPFTHFLADASGRVIVELYSNPKATIPDYAAQHPLVFHFAVVSRDARADAARLQQAGATLFLEEPQPDGSMLIMMRDPWNVALQLCQRTNPMP